The genomic interval CAAAGGATGCACGGCTACTGCATTATGCAGGCCACGGACTCAGTCGGCCCTGGGACCCAGGCGCGAGCGGATTGCTTCTAGAGAGCGGCCTGACGCACGACCCGTTCCCTTCGGCATTCCAACGTATCGAGGAATGGGCCGAACTGCGAACCGACTTGGCAACATACATCCGATACGGAAGCGCCAATGGAATTCTTCTGATTGAGCGCTACCATGGCCAGCAACTGCTTGAACGCGTTTTGGAGACCGAAGAGCAGGTGCTTTTCGGCCACTACAACGAGGACGGTCAACTCGAAGGGATCGCCGATCTCCTCGCAGCCCGGGAGCTTGCGATGTCGGACGGCCTTGAGCATTGCGAGCTTGCCTTCCTCTCGGCGTGCAGCAGCGGAGTTCCGGCGATCTCGCGCCACCTACATGAACCGGGAGGCCTGTCGGCAGCCCTCTCGCTGGCGGGGGCGCGTACGGTGGTCGGCGCACTGTGGCCGGTGCGTGATCTGGACGCGCTGGTCTTTGCCCAATCGTTCTATGACGAGCTGCTTGGCTCCGAAGAAAAATCTGACGTGCAGCATCTCATCGGCAGAGTACGACGCAGCCTCCGTCATATGTCTGGCTCTGACGCGGCAAAGCGAATAATGACTCTCCTCCCGTATGCGAAGGACGCCGAGGAGTTCGCATGGCTGGGGAGGTATGCAGAGGGGATCAGCTCGGTGCACCGGCCGTTCGAAGCTCGGCTCTCTCACGCGGGATTCTATGCCGTTTGACCAAACACGCCGGTGGGGACGGCTGGCCGTGTCTGACGGGCGTGTTGTGCATTGTCCGGCTCGTGGGGGCGTCGCCACGGATTGTGTCGGACGGACTGTGGGAGCGATCGAGCCGCTGCTTCTAAAAAAGGAACGGCGGTTTCGGCATTCGGGTTGTAAACCGCTGCCGGACCAACAGTCCTGTTCGGGATCCTGAAGTGCTCCACACCGGGTCCAGTGGAGTACCTGCCCGGCGAGCTGGGCTTCGACTCGGGGACGACCTGCTGGCAACGGTTGCGGGACTGGAACGAGGCCAGCGTCTGGCAGCGGTTACATAAAGTGCTCCTGGCCGAGCTGAACGCGGCCGCCCGCCAGGTCAATCGACTCCAGCCAAGTCAGAGCCCTAAAAGGGGACTCCACACGGGGCCGTCGCCGGTCGACCGGGGCCGGGCCGACTCAAAATACCACCTGATCACGAACGGTCACGGGCACCTGACGGGGTGGTCGAGCGGACCTTCGCCTGGCTCCACGGCTTCAGGAGACTCCGCATCCGCTGGGAAAGACGAGCCGACATCCACGAAGCCTTCCTCCGCCTCGCCTGCCGCCTCAGCCCACAGACAGACCGCTCATTTTATTAGGCATTGTTAGCCGAGGAATTGGTCGAAGGCCCCGGCCTTGACGCTCCGGATAAAGGCTTCGAGCTTGGTGCGGCTGGTGGTGACCACTGTGCCCGGGGCGTCGCTCTCGCGCATCACGATGCTTCCTTCGTGCTGGGCGAGTTCGAGGCAGTTGCCCTCCGAGTCGGTCGAGAAGGAGGACTTACGCCATTGGATTTCCACTATGCCCATGCCTTCATACTCCTTGTGCCACCTCATGGATGAAGTCTCGTGAACGGTCCGGGGCGAGGGACCTCTCCTCCGTACGATCCAATACCGCCCGGTAGTTGGCGAGAGGCGTTTCAGCGTCGATGAATGCCGACCCGGCCGGGGTGTCCGTCTGGACGGTGTCGAGTTGCGGCACGGGACCCGATACGTAGAGCGTCGAGCTTCCGGCGTGGGGGAAGCCGCCGACGGAGAAGGGGATGACCCGGACCGTGACGTTGTCCCGCTCGGATTCCTTCAGCAGATGGTCCAGTTGGGCGCGTGTCACCTTGCGGCCTCCGAACTCCATGCGCAGCGCGGCCTCGTGGATCAAGAACGTACAGGTGGGCGACTGTGGCCGGTCGAGTACGTCGCGGCGCTTGAGGCGGTGCGAAAGCCTGCGGCGGAGGTCGACGGGGCTGAGGGGTGGAACCGCTTCCTCGAAGACGGAGCGTGCGTAATCCTCGGTCTGGAGCAGCCCCGGCATGTGCATCACCTGTACGGCGCGTAGGGCGCTGGCGTGGTGCTCCAGTTCGGCAAGGTCGAGGGCGCCGCTGGACAGGGTGCCGTGGTAATCCGCCCACCATCCCTTGCCCCGCTCTTCTGCCATGGCTGCGAGTGCGTCGACGTAATTTGCGTCGGGACAGCCGTAGTTGGTGGCCCACGCACGCACCCGCTCCCCGCTGACCCCGAACCGGGCGGATTCGGTGTTGCTGATGGTCGTCCGGTCGGTGCCGAGCAACTGGGCGGCGTCAGCGGCCGTCAGTCCTGCGTGTTCGCGCAGCTTGCGCAGCTCCGTTCCCAGGCGACGCTGCCGCGCAGTCGGGGCCTTCCTCGGTGGCATCTGCCCTCCCCTTCTGTCGAGTCTCAGTGTGGCCCCCTGTCCCGACAGGGGGCCACTAAAGGGTGAATGTGAGACCGAGAGGTATCACTAGTGATACGCGAACTCTATCGTTGCTCCGGTAACGCGCAGTGAGCCAGTAAACCCGCAGTGCAGTCGCCCGCCCGGGTGGCCCGGCCACGGTGGCGATGCGCAGCCATACACGCGTTGGGAGACGTACGTATGACCACTACCGCGACAGACAAGCCGCAGCGAGACGATCAGCACCGGACTCAGTCCTACCGATTGACCACGCCGAACACACTGTCCGCCCCAAAGGTGGCGCGCGAGATGCTTGCCGGGGTGCTCTTCGCCACCGGGCATCCCCGACTCGTCGACGCCGCCCGGATCTGCGTCTCCGACATCGTGTCCAACGTCGTCACGCACACCACCGTCCCGCTCATGCTGATCGACGTCACAGTGACGCACGACCGGGTCCTCGTCGGCGTACGGGACAACGATCCCGACGGGCGGCCGTGCCCGCGCACGGCGCATGCCGACGAGGAGGGTGGGCGTGGTCTGGCCCTCGTGCGGGAGCTGAGTGACAGCTTCGGCGTGACCTGGATCGGTGGCGCGGAGCCCACCGCCAAGCGAGTTTGGTTCGAACTGAGGGAGTAGGGCCCTGCCGTTATCCCGGCCGACCGGGGGAGTTCACCCACGAGTCGTGCTCGGTTCCTAGGGTGACGCGGACCCGCCACCAGTCAGCGGGGCGGAAAGACCTTGGAGCATCATGACGAAGGCCCGCAACCGATGGCCGAGACCGCGCGACGGGGAGAATTCCGCTGCCGCGCCGGACAGCGGCCAAGTGAACCAGGTCGAACTGGACGAGTGCCTGCGCGCATGCGCCGTGCACAGCGGCAAGCTGGTCGCCGGTCTCGACCGCAGGCGCATCGAACTCGCCGAGAAGTTGCGGCAGTTGCTCGCCATACAGGCCATGGCGCAGAACCCGGCGGCCGTGCCGGCCGCCTCCAGTGCCACGGCCCTGATCCGGCGTGCCACCAAAGGTGCCGCCGGCCCCGGCGAAGCACTGGGCGGTGAGCTGCTCGACGCGCTGCTGGCCGTCGGCAGTAAGGCGCTTGAGTGCGGCTACGACGACGAGCTGAGGCTCGCCCTGCTCATCAGCGACACCGTGCTGACCCGGCGCAAGAACTCGCGCGCCGGCTGGCGGCTCCGCGCCCGGACGCTGGAGGCCATCGGGGACGAGGCCGCCACCATCGAGGCGTACGAGCGCTACCTCGCGCTGACGGACGACGACGGGTTCGGGGTGGCGCCCAAGATCGCGGGCATGCGGGCGGGCGGGCGGCGGCAGGAGGAGCTGCTGCGGCTGCTGGAGCGCGAGTGCCCGGAAGCGGCAAAGTACTCCGCCGGGCCCGCCACCGATGTCTGGGCCGAAGGGCTCGCGCTTCACGCGCGCGGGGAGTGGGCGCAGGCCGAGGCCCGGCTCGTGGGCGCACTGCTCGCCATGGAGCGGAGCGAAAGCCCTGTCCAGGATCTCCAGGAGACCGTAAGCCAGTACCTCGACCTGCGGATCTCGGCCGACGGGGGCGAAGCCGCCGGGCTGCGCGAGATCATCACGCTCTACGCCGAGCAGCGCAGGAACCGGATGCGGGGGCCGGTCGCCGACCCGACGTTCGGCGGGGTCGACTGGATCAGTCTCGGCGAGTTCCGCAATCAGATCGCCGGCAAGTCCATCTGCCTCATCGCCAACTCCCAGCGGGTGGGGCGCAGTTCGTTGGGCCGCGAGATCGACGCGTACGACCTCGTCGTCCGCTTCAACTCGTACAAGATCGACGCGACCGCGACCGGCAGCCGCACCGACATCCACGCCACCATCCACAAGCACGGCTTCAACTGGGACCAGCCGGTGACCACGAGGCTCGTCTTCGGCGGCGTCTCCGGGGACTGGAAGCACTCGCTGCGCAACCGGCTCGTGCCCGGCGCCCAGAAGTACCTCGGCGACGAGTCGCTGCGCTGGCCCCTGCGCAATATCGGCAAGGTGGGCTCGGACGTGTGGTCGTCCATCCCCACCAGCGGCTTCAACATGCTGTGGCTGCTGGACTTCCTCGATGTCAGCCCGACGCTCGACCTCATCGGCTTCGACTTCTACGAGAGCGGCGCCTACCGCCTCCAGGAGGCGATGCGCATGCCCATCACCTCAGTGCACGAATACACCAGCGAAAAGGCGTGGGTCATGGAACGCGCCCAGAGCGTCAGCGACATGAGGATCTCCCTGCGATGACATCCACCACCCCGGCCGTCAGACCCGCCAACGCGCTCACCGGCAAGCGCCGCATCGCCTTCGCCAGCTTCGTCGACGAGAACTACCTGCCCGGCTTTCTCGTACTGCTGCGCAGCCTCGCCCTGTCGAATCCGGGGCTGTGCGAGGACTTCATCGTCCTGCACGACGACCTGAAGCCCTCCTCCGTCGCCCGGATACGCGCACTGCACCCGCGCATCGAGCTGCGCCGCGTGGACGCCGCCCACTACGACTCGTACGCCAAGGGCGACCAGGACAACTACCTGGTCCGCAAGGCGTACTTCATTCTCGACGTCTTCCGCATACGCGACTACGACACGGTGATCACCCTGGACACCGACATGGTGGTCCTCGGTGATCTGGGCGAGCTGCTGAAGCTGCGCGAAGGGCTGGCGGCCGTACCGCAGTTCTTCTACGGACAGCACAAGCTCAACAGCGGTCTCCTCGTCATCCAGCGCGAATACCTGAGTGACGAGTTCTGTGCGCGCATCGACGCCACCGGCCGCAGCGGCGACTACGAACTCGACAAGCACGACCAGGGCATTCTCAATGCCGTACTGGACGGGGACTTCGTCCAGCTCGACGCCCGCTACAACTTCGTCAAGCGGCGGCTGTCCGGCGACCTGCCCGTGCCCGACGACACCGCGATCCTGCACTTCACCGGCCGGCACAAGCCCTGGCAGGGCGGCGAGGCGGGATACGGGAAGGCCGAGGAGCGCTGGCGCGAGTACGAGCTGTCCGACGCGCAGTTCCACGCTGCCTACCTGGCGCTGTCCAAGGGCATGCACCACGACCTGCTCGTCCACTTCGGCACCCCGCACGTCGAGCGCACCAGCGACGTGGAGAGCGCCCGCAAGGTCGCCGCGGCCCACATCGCGGCGGGCGAGTACCAGGAAGCGGTGGATCTGCTCGGCCGCGTACGTATCCCGGTGGATTCGGCCTGGCCGCACGAGGTGCTGGGGCACGCGCTGATGAGCGTGTCCCGTTACGAGGAGGCCAGAGCACAGCTGCTGCTCGCCACCGCCGCGCCGAACCGGGCCGCCACCGCCTTCGGGCGGCTCGCCCAGATCGCCTGGATCCACGGCGACGACGAGGCGGCCCAGCAGCACGCCCTGGACGGGCTCCGGGTCGACCCGACGCACCGGGCCGGCCGCTTGATGCAGCGCCGTACGGAGGGTCCGCGGGCTCAGCAGGAGGGCGTTGCCGAAGAGCAGTTGGCGCACGTCGCCTTCTACATGGAGCGCCAGGGCAACGCGGGTGACAAGCTGCTGCCAGAGAGCGTACGGCTGGCCTTCGACGCCGACCCCGGCCCGCGGAAATGGCACTCCGTCCACGCCCACCGGCTCTTCGACGAGGCCGCCCTGGAGCGGGTCAACGCCCGGCGCGGCCTGGTCATCGGCGGCGGCGGACTGTTCATCCCCGACACCGCGCCCAACGGCAACAGCGCCTGGCAGTGGAACGTCCCCGACGCGCTCCTGAACCGTATCGACGTCCCCGTCATGGTGTACGCGGTCGGCTTCAACGCCTTCGACGGCCAGTCCTACCGGGCCGGACGCTTCAACGCCGCCCTGCGCGCCCTCGTCGAGCGCGCCTCCTTCTTCGGGCTCCGCAACCACGGCTCGATCGAGAAGGTACGCGCGCTGCTCCCCGCCGAGCTGCACGACAAGGTGCGCTTCCAGCCCTGCCCGACCACCGTCACCCGGCAGCTCGTGGACGGCTGGGCCGACCCCCTCCACCGCGAGAACACCGTGCTGGTCAACGCGGCGTACGACCGGGCGGGCCTGCGCTTCGGCCACGACTACGGGCACTTCCTCGCCGAGATGGCGAAGGCGGTACGGGCGCTCGGCGCCCACGCCGAGGTCAAGTGCGTGGCGCACTCGCTCGACGACGAGCGGATCGCCTTCGACCTGCGGCGCGAGCACGGCATCTCGCTGCCGGTGATCCCGATGTACGACTTCGACAACGAAGCGATCAGGGACACGTACGCCCGTACCAAGCTGGTGATCGGCATGCGCGGGCACGCCGGGATGATCCCGTTCGGCTGCGGAACGCCGATCATCAGCCTGATCTCGCACCCCAAGATGGCGTACTTCCTGTCCGACATCGAGCGGCCCGAGTGGGGCATCTCCGTCCACGACAAGGACCTGGGGGCGCAGCTCACCGAGAAGGCGCTCGGGCTGCTGGGCGACCATGCCGCGGCTGTGGCCGATGTGCACGGCCGGCAGCAGGAGCTGTGGAAGGTGACCGAGGCCAATGCGGCGGATCTGCGGGTGATTCTCGGCAGCCCGGCCGTTTGAGCCAGGGGGTGTCCGGTCGGTCTCCGCGACGCCGCGGAGACCGACCGGACACCCCCCTAGGCAGGGAGGGCGGGCCACTGGTCAGTGGCCCGCCCTCGGCGTCGTACTGCGAGACCGGCCGTCAGCCGAGTGCCGCCCTCTTGAGCGCGGCCCTCTTGAAGGACCGGGCCCTGCGCGCCACCCGCCGCAGCGTCGCATTGCGCGGGACGAACGCGAACTGCTTCGGGATCGCGCCCGGCAGGGCGAGCGTGGTCAGACGGCGGCGCTTGAAGTAGCGCCAGGTGCTGCCGTTGAGATGCTCGGCGAGATAGCGTTCGGCCGCCGGTCGCAGGTCCGCGCGGATCTGCGGCTGCATCGCGAAGCCGACCGCCCGGACGAGGCCCGCCAGGTCGGGCGGGGCGGTGTGGTCGCCCTCCTCCGGGCCCGCCCCCGCCAGGTCCGGGACCAGGGCGTCGACGATCGTGACCGGGACGCGGTTGCTGTTCTGGTACGGCGCCAGGCGCTCCAGGAGCCGGTCCGTGCCGGTCCGGGCGACCGGGATCGAGTAGAACGTGCTCGCCGTCAGCAGCGCCGTCGAGAAGCAGCCGACCACGAGCGCCGGTCGGATCCGCTGGTAGAGCACCTCGGCAAGCAACGGGTGGTCCAGGACGGTCAGTTCGACGCCGAGGGACTCCGCCTCGCGCTCCAGCATGCGCGACCAGCGGGCCGGGGCCGTCGGGTGCGGCTTGAAGACGATCCGGCGGTGGCCCCGGGTGACGGCGCCGCGCAACATCGTGACGTGCAGCTCCTCTTCCTCCTCGGCGGTGAGGATCGAGAGCGCCGACAGATACTGGCCGAGGAGCAGGGCCGCGTCTGCGGGCAGGTCCAACTCGCGTTCTGCGTCGGAGAGTTCCGTGAGGACCTTCAGGAACGCTTCCGTCGGTACGACCTCCGGCGTGACGCCGTACTCGCCCAGCAGCAGCGGCTCCAGGCCCGGCACCAGGTCCAGATGGAGCAGGCGGCGTACGCGCGTGCCCACCAGTGGGTCGATCTTGTTCCGGGTCGGGCCGTAGCTCATCAGGCCGTCGGCGTAGACGTCCAGCGGAGCGTCCGTGAACAGCTGGGTGAGCGCGAGCGCCGGGTTGACCTGGATGGACTCGACGATCAGCTCCACCGTGTCGTCGCCGAGACCCCACAGAAGCCTCAAGTGGCGTTCCCACAGCGGGATGTCGTCGGCCCGCGGCGCCCAGGCGCCCGGGTGGAAGGGGGCGATGGTCTCGTTCCAGGACAGCAGCCCGTCGAAGCGGCCGCGCAGCCGCTCGAAGCCGGGCATCTCGTCGAGCGAGGGGGTCGTCTCGGGCGTCGCGGCGTTGTTGCTGACGAGGAGCAGCCTCCGGTCGGCCCGGCCGAAGCAGTCGCTGTCGATCGCGGCGGCCAGCGTCGCGGCGCCGTACAGCGTGGAGGCGAAGAAGATCTGCGTCGTGGGCATCAGGCCGCTGCCCCCGCCGCGATCACGGAACGACGGCGGAGAAGGCGGCGCAGGCGCACCGAACGCTTCATGTCCATCGAATCCAGTGCGTCTCTCAGAATGTCCTGCGGCATCCCCTTGAGGGCCGCCGCACTCATCGTCCGCAATTTCCGTGCCACGGCCGGTTCGAACCTTTCGATACTTCCCAAGTGATGGGAAATGATGGCGCAGTATGTGCGTACAGCTTTCGGCAGAAGACGGTCCGCATCCGGGTCTTTCGCCGTTTCCTCGATGACCTGATCGAAGGCGCGGATGAAATCCAGCTGCCGCACATCACCGATCTGTGTGAGCGAAGAGGAGACACCCCGCCGGTAGAAGACACCCAGCGAGGCGACGGTGGCGAAGGATTCCGCCTCCCGGTGCAGCCGCCAGATCCAAGGCCGGTCCTCGGCCGTCCGCAGGCCGTCGGTGAAGTGCAGCAGCCCCCGGTCGGCGAGCCGCCGGTGGTACATGCCGGCCCAGGCGTACGCGTAGTCCACGGACGTCGACCGGTCGGCGGGCAGGATCGCCTCGCGCGGCGACATGACGACGCCGCGCCGGCCGTGCGGGACGCGGTGGACCGTACGGGAACGGCCCGTGCACTGCACATGGTCCGTACGGACGAAGTCGCAGCCCAGCGTCTCCATGGTGGCGAGCAGCCCGGTGTAGTGGCCGGGGGCCAGCCAGTCGTCGCCGTCGAGGAAGGTCAGGTACTCGCCGCTTGCCGCGTCGAGGCCCGTGTTGCGGGCGGTGGCCAGGCCGCCATTGCGCTCATGTCTGACCAGGACCGCCCCCGGAAGGTCCTGTTCCGCACGCTGGAGGATCTCCGGCGTCCCGTCGGTCGAACAGTCGTCGACGAGAATGAATTCGAAGTCGTCACGCGCGTTCGCACGGAGACTTCGAAGGGTGTCGGGGGCGTATGTCTGCACGTTGAAGAACGGCACGATGACGGAGAGCTTGACCACCCCCGCGACGCTAGGGCGTACTCCGGCATTCGTTGCGACACCCGGGGAGATGCCGGGTGAACGAAGAATGGCGGAATGGTTAACCAGCCTGTTTTCCGGGCGCCGACGCCGATCGTCGATGTGCTGTTAACCCTTTGTTGCGGCTGAGTTGGGCCGTGAATCGGAATGCCTCCCTAGTTTCATCGATGTGCCAGCAAGTACCAGCAAAGCCCTGCGGATCGCCGTGATCGCCGATTCCGACACGCGATGGAAATGGGGCGCACTCACCGCCCGTCGCATCGCGCCGGAAGCCGAACTCAGCGGATTCCTGCTGCGTGGCCGCGCCACCCCCACACCCCGCCAGCTCGCCGAAGTCGGCGTACCGGTGGACGGAGTGCGGGAAGTGACCGCCGCGGAATTCATCGGCGAGATCGAGCACGAGTCGTACGACGTCGTCCTGCTCGCCCTCGTCGGCGGCGCCGTACAGGCGATGCTGCACGGCCTCGCGCCGCTGTGGCCCAAGGCCGCGAGACGCCCCGTCATCGGCACCGGTTACGTCGGCGTCGTGTACGAGAAGCTCGCCGACGGGCTGCTGCTGCGTCACGGCGCCGACATCGTGCTCGCCAACTCCCGCCACGACGCGGAGCGTTTCCGCGCGGTGTACGAGGGCGTGGGCGCGGATGCTTCGGCCGTGACGGAGGCGGCGCTGCCGTTCCTGGGCGGTGCACGGTACGAAGGCACAGACACCGCCACCGTCGTCTTCGCCGCCCAGCCCTCCGTCCCGCAGTCCCGAGCCGACCGTACGTACCTGCTGCGCCGCCTGGTCCAGCACGCCAGGCTGCACCCCGGCCGCGAAGTCCTCCTCAAACTGCGCAGCAAGCCGGGCGAGCACACCACGCACATCGAGGAACTGCCCTACCAGAAGCTCGCCGCCCGCACAGAAGGCGGCGTGCCCCCCAACTTCCGCCTCGTCTACGGGCACATGGGCGAGGTCCTGGACCGCACCGACCTCCTCGTGACGGTCAGCTCGACCGCCGCCCTGGAATCGCTGCACCGCCGCATCCCGACCGCCGTCCTGACCGACCTGGGCGTGCGCGAAGTCCTCGGCAACCACCACTTCCTCGGCTCCGGATGCCTGACGTCCTGGGACCGGCTCGACGCCGGGCACCGGCCGCAGGCCGACGAGGAGTGGCTCGCGCGACAGGGCGTGGCGGCTGGGGGTCCCCCCACGCCGCCAGGCGTAGGGGGAGGCTCGTACGAAACGGCCTTCGACGCCGTACGCAAACGGGTCACCGCACTCCTGGAGCGCCCCGGACTCCCGCCCCTGGCCCCCTACTACACACCCGCCACCGCGCCGGGCTACCTCCCCGGCATCCTCGCCCGCCACCGCCTCGACGGGTCGGCGGCCACCACCGACGTCACGGGCGTACGCCGCGTCGTGCGCGACGCCGTACGGGAAGTGGCGCGCGGGGCGTACCGCCACGGGGTGCAGCGCGTGGCCCCCGTCATCCGCCGCATGGGAGAACTATGAGCAGCCAGCCGCAGCCCCTCGAAGACGCGTCCGCGTCCGCGTCCGCGACCGCGAGGGCGACCGCGACCGTACGCCGCGTCCTCGCCGTAATCCCCGCACGCGGCGGATCCAAGGGCGTACCCGCCAAGAACCTCGCCGCCGTCGGGGGCGTGCCGCTCGTCGCGCGCGCCGTCCGGGCGTGCCGGGGCGCCGGTCATGTCACGGACGTCGTGGTCTCGACGGACGACGCCGCGATCGCGGAGGTGGCACGCGGCGCGGGCGCCGAAGTGGTGCTGCGCCCGGCGGACATCGCAGGTGACACGGCGACCAGCGAGGCGGCCGTACTGCACGCCATGGACGCCCACGAGGCAATCCGGGGCTCGGCGGCGGACGTGGTCCTGCTGGTGCAGTGCACCAGCCCGTTCCTGACGAGCGAGGACATCGAAGGCGTCTGCGCGGCGGTGATCGAGGACGGCGCGGACACGGCGCACACGGTGGCCCCCTTCCACGGCTTCGTCTGGCGGGAGGACACACCGGACAGCCACGGCGTCAACCACGACAAGGCCTTCCGCCCCCGCCGCCAGGACCGCCCCCAGGACTACCTGGAGACCGGCGCCGCGTACGCCATGGACGCCGCCGGATTCCGCGAGGCCGGGCACCGTTTCTTCGGGCGTACCGCGCTCGTACGCACCGACCCCGCCCGGGTCCTGGAGATCGACGACCCGCACGACCTGGCACGGGCCCGTGCCCTCGCGCCGCTCTTCGACGCACAGGCCACCACGCTCCCGACGCGCGACGACATCGACGCCGTCGTCATCGACTTCGACGGCACCCAGACCGACGACAGGGTGCTGATCGACTCCGAAGGACGCGAACTCGTCGCCGTGCACCGCGGCGACGGACTCGGCATCGCGGCCCTGCGCAACGCGGGGCTCAAGCTGCTGATCCTGTCCACGGAACAGAACCCGGTCGTCGCCGCACGGGCCCGCAAGCTGCGTATCCCCGTACTCCACGGCATCGACCGCAAGGACCTCGCGCTCAAGCAGTGGTGCGAGGAACAGGGCGTCGCCCCCGAGCGGGTCCTCTACGCCGGCAACGACGTCAACGACCTCGCCTGCCTGGCCCTCGTCGGCTGGCCGGTGGCGGTCGCCAATGCCCACGACACGGTCCGCGGCGCCGCACGCGCCGTCACGACCGTGCCCGGGGGCGACGGCGCGATCCGCGAGATCGCCGCCTGGGTCCTCGGCCCGTCACTGACCACCGCTCCTCAAGCCCCTCATCCCCACCCGTAACTCCCCCTCATATCACCCCTGTTACTCCCCCATACCCCCGTTAGGAAAGCCCACATGAGCAGCAACTCCCGCCTCCGCGCCCTCGGTTCGAAGACCGCCGGCCCCGGCAACCCCGTCTACGTCACCGGCGAGATCGGCATCAACCACAACGGTGAGCTGGAGAACGCCATCGCGCTGATCGACGTCGCCGCCGACGCCGGCTGCGACGCGGTCAAGTTCCAGAAGCGGACCCCGGAGATCTGCACGCCGCGCGACCAGTGGGACATCGAGCGCGACACGCCCTGGGGCCGGATGACGTACATCGACTACCGCCACCGCGTCGAGTTCGGCGAGGACGAGTACCGCGCCATCGACGAGCACTGCAAGAAGCGCGGCATCGACTGGTTCGCCTCGCCGTGGGACACCGAGGCCGTCGCCTTCCTGGAGAAGTTCGACCTGCCGGCCCACAAGGTCGCCTCCGCGTCCCTCACGGACGACGAGCTGCTGCGCGCCCTGCGCGCCACCGGACGCACGGTCATCCTGTCCACCGGCATGTCGACCCCGCGCCAGATCCGCCACGCCGTCGAGGTCCTCGGCAGCGACAACATCCTGCTCTGCCACGCCACGTCGACGTACCCGGCGAAGGCCGAGGAGCTCAACCTGCGGGTCATCAACACCCTCCAGGCCGAGTACCCCAACGTCCCGATCGGCTACAGCGGCCACGAGACCGGCCTCCAGACGACCCTCGCCGCCGTTGCCCTCGGCGCCGCGTTCGTCGAGCGCCACATCACCCTCGACCGCGCCATGTGGGGCTCCGACCAGGCCGCGTCCGTCGAGCCCGGCGGCCTGACCCGCCTGGTCCGCGACATCCGCACCATCGAGGCCTCGCTCGGCGACGGCGTCAAGAAGGTGTACGAGTCCGAGCTCGGCCCGATGAAGAAGCTGCGCCGCGTCGCGGGCGTCGTCGCTGAGGGCGCAGACCGCGAGCCCGCAGCGGTCTGACAGAAATCGGAAAACGGAAACCGGTCGAGTCGCCGTGAACGGCACCCCCGCGCCCGACACTCTCGCGTTCGTCGAGAGTCCGGTCCAGCTCCTGAACGTCCTGGAGTGGGCCCACACCAGGACGAGCGACCTCACGGTCGTCGTCCTGTCACCCACCGACCCCATGACCCGCGGCCAGCTGCGGCGCATGGCGGAACTCGCCCGCGAAGAAGGCATGCGGGTGCGGTGGGAGGAGGCGCGCGGTGGGGCGGGGGCGCCGTTCCACACCATCGGCGGGCTCGCGGGCGCCCTGCGCCGGGCCCGCCGCATAGTCATCGGC from Streptomyces spiramyceticus carries:
- a CDS encoding DUF397 domain-containing protein — protein: MGIVEIQWRKSSFSTDSEGNCLELAQHEGSIVMRESDAPGTVVTTSRTKLEAFIRSVKAGAFDQFLG
- a CDS encoding Scr1 family TA system antitoxin-like transcriptional regulator, which gives rise to MPPRKAPTARQRRLGTELRKLREHAGLTAADAAQLLGTDRTTISNTESARFGVSGERVRAWATNYGCPDANYVDALAAMAEERGKGWWADYHGTLSSGALDLAELEHHASALRAVQVMHMPGLLQTEDYARSVFEEAVPPLSPVDLRRRLSHRLKRRDVLDRPQSPTCTFLIHEAALRMEFGGRKVTRAQLDHLLKESERDNVTVRVIPFSVGGFPHAGSSTLYVSGPVPQLDTVQTDTPAGSAFIDAETPLANYRAVLDRTEERSLAPDRSRDFIHEVAQGV
- a CDS encoding ATP-binding protein; the encoded protein is MTTTATDKPQRDDQHRTQSYRLTTPNTLSAPKVAREMLAGVLFATGHPRLVDAARICVSDIVSNVVTHTTVPLMLIDVTVTHDRVLVGVRDNDPDGRPCPRTAHADEEGGRGLALVRELSDSFGVTWIGGAEPTAKRVWFELRE
- a CDS encoding glycosyltransferase, with translation MTSTTPAVRPANALTGKRRIAFASFVDENYLPGFLVLLRSLALSNPGLCEDFIVLHDDLKPSSVARIRALHPRIELRRVDAAHYDSYAKGDQDNYLVRKAYFILDVFRIRDYDTVITLDTDMVVLGDLGELLKLREGLAAVPQFFYGQHKLNSGLLVIQREYLSDEFCARIDATGRSGDYELDKHDQGILNAVLDGDFVQLDARYNFVKRRLSGDLPVPDDTAILHFTGRHKPWQGGEAGYGKAEERWREYELSDAQFHAAYLALSKGMHHDLLVHFGTPHVERTSDVESARKVAAAHIAAGEYQEAVDLLGRVRIPVDSAWPHEVLGHALMSVSRYEEARAQLLLATAAPNRAATAFGRLAQIAWIHGDDEAAQQHALDGLRVDPTHRAGRLMQRRTEGPRAQQEGVAEEQLAHVAFYMERQGNAGDKLLPESVRLAFDADPGPRKWHSVHAHRLFDEAALERVNARRGLVIGGGGLFIPDTAPNGNSAWQWNVPDALLNRIDVPVMVYAVGFNAFDGQSYRAGRFNAALRALVERASFFGLRNHGSIEKVRALLPAELHDKVRFQPCPTTVTRQLVDGWADPLHRENTVLVNAAYDRAGLRFGHDYGHFLAEMAKAVRALGAHAEVKCVAHSLDDERIAFDLRREHGISLPVIPMYDFDNEAIRDTYARTKLVIGMRGHAGMIPFGCGTPIISLISHPKMAYFLSDIERPEWGISVHDKDLGAQLTEKALGLLGDHAAAVADVHGRQQELWKVTEANAADLRVILGSPAV
- a CDS encoding alpha-2,8-polysialyltransferase family protein — its product is MPTTQIFFASTLYGAATLAAAIDSDCFGRADRRLLLVSNNAATPETTPSLDEMPGFERLRGRFDGLLSWNETIAPFHPGAWAPRADDIPLWERHLRLLWGLGDDTVELIVESIQVNPALALTQLFTDAPLDVYADGLMSYGPTRNKIDPLVGTRVRRLLHLDLVPGLEPLLLGEYGVTPEVVPTEAFLKVLTELSDAERELDLPADAALLLGQYLSALSILTAEEEEELHVTMLRGAVTRGHRRIVFKPHPTAPARWSRMLEREAESLGVELTVLDHPLLAEVLYQRIRPALVVGCFSTALLTASTFYSIPVARTGTDRLLERLAPYQNSNRVPVTIVDALVPDLAGAGPEEGDHTAPPDLAGLVRAVGFAMQPQIRADLRPAAERYLAEHLNGSTWRYFKRRRLTTLALPGAIPKQFAFVPRNATLRRVARRARSFKRAALKRAALG
- a CDS encoding glycosyltransferase family 2 protein, with the translated sequence MVKLSVIVPFFNVQTYAPDTLRSLRANARDDFEFILVDDCSTDGTPEILQRAEQDLPGAVLVRHERNGGLATARNTGLDAASGEYLTFLDGDDWLAPGHYTGLLATMETLGCDFVRTDHVQCTGRSRTVHRVPHGRRGVVMSPREAILPADRSTSVDYAYAWAGMYHRRLADRGLLHFTDGLRTAEDRPWIWRLHREAESFATVASLGVFYRRGVSSSLTQIGDVRQLDFIRAFDQVIEETAKDPDADRLLPKAVRTYCAIISHHLGSIERFEPAVARKLRTMSAAALKGMPQDILRDALDSMDMKRSVRLRRLLRRRSVIAAGAAA